The genomic interval aagaaaaaaaaaagctttccttaaTACAGAGATGTGATTGTCGCATGATGTGATCAGAGGCGCAAAATGCCCCAATAGTCTTCCATGAATTTCTGTTATGTGTATGTGAAACCTTTTTTGGGGCATCTCACAATTCTTAAATATTCTGTTCTGATTTTTAacagtctttgttctttttgtttttcagttttggagGCTTCTATTGAGACATCCTTACATTCAGAGAGTCTCTCCTTAGCTGTGTCCAGTCAACTAATAAGCCCATCAAAGACATGCTTTATTTCTGGTACAATGTTTTTCATCTCTAgcatttctctttggttttttcttagaatttctcTCCTTGCTTTCATTGTACATCTGTCCTTGCACTCATTCTATTTTATCCATCAGAGCCCTTCGCATATTAACCATAGTTGTTTAAAATTCCTGGTCTGATGCCAACATTCCTGCTCTCTCTGAGCATAGTTCTGATGCTTGCTCTGTCTCTGCAAGTTTTGCCCTTTagtatgccttgtaatttttttcttgatagctagacatgatttaatttttttaattggcagaTAACTCATACTGGGTAAAAGGATctcctatatcttttttttttttttttttttttttgtcttttatagggctgcacctgcagcacatggaggttcccaggctaggggtctaatcagagctgtagcttctggcctgtgccacagccacagcaacacgggatccgagccatgtctgtgactgacaccacagctcacagcaatgccggatcctaaaagGGTGTACTATAGATAGGCCTTTAGTAATGTGGTGGTAAGATGTGAGGAGAGGGGAAGAGTTCTACAAGTCCTGCGACTTGGTCTCAGTCTTGGTGGCCCGAGCCGCTGCACTGTGAACTTCACAAGTGCTTCTCAGTTGTTCTCTCACACCCCCCCACCACCCTTCCACCTCTGCCTTAGGTGGGACTGGCTGGCTAGATGGGGCTAAAAATGGGTATTTCTCTTCTTCCAAGAGGAAAACTAGAGCTAGTTGGAGTTGAGTAATACCTTTCCCCCAGGAATGTTGGCTCTGATAAAACCTCAGCAGGTTTGGCTGTGGTTAAACAGTTTCTCCTGAGGGCAGACTGGGTTCAGAGGAACAGGAATGTTCTGCAATACTCAGAAGGGTTCCTTCTCTTCTCCACCTGCTAGACGCACAAGGCAGGGTTTTCTCCAATATTCACTGTGAGGACTTGGTGCACTCCTGGAAATAAAACTCACAGAAGGGTGCTCCCCACCCACTATGACCAGGTCCCCTGGAGTATTCATCTCTCAGACTTGTCTACTCTGAACCACCAGTAATTTCTCTACTCTGGCAGTAGTTCCCACAGAGGTTTCTGCTCATGAGTTTCTGACCTGGAAGTTGTGATTCTCTGTATTCACCCATCTGTCTTTCCAATTTTGAGGGCAACAATTTGCCCTGTGTCCACACTTCTGTTATCAATCTAAGAAGAGCTGATTCTTctgtttgtttagctttttacTTATTTGGACTGAGTAGCATCTTCTAAACTTCCTACATGCTGACCTGGAAATGAGAAATCAAATTGCCTATAAATTCCTTTGACTTAGGGCTTTGCCatcagagggaaaaggaagacaCATTTTGTATTTATAGGTTATTGATCCTCATTCAGTAAGTAATGAAACTGCAGATGCTGGTGGTGAAAGCCACACCTTCTGAGGCTGGTATGTGAAGGGAGTGCTAGTTTCTTTCCAATATGTCCTTCAGTGTCATGATCAAAGAGAGTTTACTGGGCCCGATTCAAAAGGGTAAGTCTTCTAAGGAGACAGTAGCAGATATTAAGGCAAATTTGTCTACCAAATTAGTTCCATGTCACCTGGCTGAGAGCAGGGAGCTGAATGAATCACAACATAGCTATCTTTAGAGGATTAAAAAAGCAAGGGCTCTTCTCAGTAAGGGAAGTCACAGGCAAGATGCCTCCAAGAGTAAATTGGGACCACTTGAGAGCATGAGCCACACAAGCGATGCcacatgaaaggagaaataaacagcgCATGATGTAAATAGCAACAAATCTTCCAGGTCCCAGCATGACACAGGGCTACCTTGCCTTATGCATGATCCTAGACTCAAATCAGGGTTTTGGAAGTCAAAAGTAGGGGCACCCAAAGGACTCATTCTTTATATTCAGGTTTCAGTCCCTGAGGATTCACCACAGTTTATTGTAAGAGCCCGCTGTGGGGAGCTGGGGTGTCACTAATGAGCTCCCTTTGCGTGTTACAAGCAGGAATATTAATTATTATACacggaaaaatatttttaagtctacAATCAGGAAAAtccctattatttatttattttttctgctgccCCTGTGACATGGggacatttccaggccagggatgaaaccggagccacagcagtgacaaccctggatccttaactcactgagctaccagggaactcctcagtattgTTTTCAAAGCATAGCATCAAGTGATATCTACGTTGCATTTATAAAAGGGGTATAGGCAACGTTGTGAATGAAATGAGGTTTTACAGCACCCATGTAATTCCCCCCAGCTAACAAAAAAAATGCCTCTTTTAGAGGTAAGAGGAATTCTTCCTCTCTTTGGCCAGGGGTCTCTTaccttagaaagaaaaaacagaggttGGTCTCTGTAGCCTAGCCTTGTGTAGACAAACACAGGCAGAGCATAACCATGGGATGTCACGGTGGAGATCCTCATGGATTCATGCACCCGAAATTGTGAGAAACGCAAAGTGTTTTCACTGTCTCCCAGGGATTTCCTGACGCTGATAGAAGGATATAAAGCAGCACTGCTGTTCCAGAGCCAAGAGAGCTCGTTGTTCCTCAAAACTTCTTCTTCTGGGCAAGACCCCGTATAGTTTGGGGCATAAACATTATAATTGTGGCAGTCAGGATATAAATAGTAACCCCAAAGGCCCTTGGGTCTGCTCTTAATTCCCAATTCGATGGTTTCCTTCATGAAAGCTTTTGCACTTTCCTCGAAAGTTGTTTTGGCTAAATATTCAATATCAGCCATGGACACATTCTCTTGCAGCTCAGAAATAAGCTTTCTTGACTTCTGTCTGTAGACATCTTTTGTGTTCCAGTTCCTGGCCCACTGGGGTCGCCAATATTCCCAGTCTATAACAGCAAGTCCACTGAAATCTTCAGAAGGGATGTAATAATTAATGTCTTGGTCTGCTTTTTCCAGATGTACCTGCAGACTTATGTTCTGGGGGAGACCCCCattaatgggaactccctgggctgtATACCAAGGATAGTATCCCAGTCTGTTGACATAAAATATAGTGACATTTTGCCCCCTGGCCCTGGCCAGTGGACTTCCAATTAcctgaaacattttcaaatttagtCTTACATTATATTTTATCAAACACTGATCTGTTGGAGCATTCCAAGCAGCTATAAAAGGTTTCCTTTGGTAAACTGGAAGTCGGGCAGGTTTTAGGGAAGAGATAGACTTCAGAATGAAAAAGATGAGCAGCCATGATGTGAGATGGATTGGCTGAACAACACAAAACCTTTGTTGTCCTTCAGATAACGGCTTCATCATAAGATAAAAATCTTGTCTTCTGCTTTAATGCACTCAGGAAGACCTGCGAAGAGAGTTAATTTTGTGTTAGTGATAATTTTGAGGAAAAAGACTCCAATGTCAGATGGAAATTATTGTAGtggttatatatttataaatttaagtgCATTCTACTTCAAGGTCTCAAAGAGGCCTACAAATACATTAAGATATAGAAGCAAGTGTAGTGAACTTACTTCTATCCAGGGGCAAGCAATGCCATTCACCAATATTCATGGAGCTTCAGATGCTGTGTTCAGAATGCAAATGAATAAGGTGTGGTCCTTGTCCTCAAAAAAGTTCATGATCAAAGAAAGATGTAAAGTAGTATTCACTACCATTTTGGAAAACTCATCAAATCCCAGGCTCTGTACTTACgtcctaaataaatatttatttcatttaatcttgtactaactttttattatttcattaaataagcCAAATGTCTGGCTGCTTTCCTGGCCTTCATTGCAGCTAGGGTGCTGGTATATGACTGTAACCAGGCCATTTAGACGCATCATACTTTGGACTTGAGTTGAGATCTTGGGAATCAAAAGGGCTAAAAGGTGGTAGTGCCAGTGAAAAAGGCAATACTAGTGTCCAAGAGTGGCCCATGCCCGTCAGGGCATCCAGAGTCTGCTATCTATGGTTACACGGCAGCATTGTCCTCATGGAATAGCACTTTTCTGCTCAGGTCagagaggttttgttttgatttcctaCATCCAGGAACTCTAAACTGACAGAGATTCTTTCCATGGCATCTGTAGCTTTTGAGTAGTTTCTCCAGCAAAGCTGATCACGGTGTGCTATGTGTCGTATGTAATTCTCATTTCTAACCACCAGGTGTCATTAGCCAAACCGTACAGCCTTTCTCAAGCCTAGGCCACTGAGAAAAACAGTTAGGTAATCTATACAACCTATTCAAAGACGTTTAAGAAGTCCTAATTAGTGGATATATACAAAATATCTACTTTTAAGAGCTATATAGGTAGACATTTTCCTCATTCAGTCATTGAATAAATATCTGTATTCCTCCACCatacaaagatgagtaagatTACTTAGTAACATGAAATACACTGAAGGTATAAATTATGGTTTGACAAGAACAGTATTTTCAAGGGAGTATAATTTTATGAGTAAGGTATGAATTGTGGTCCTCAAAACTGCCCCTAATCTTTGagggtttttaaattatattctgcCTCAGGATAAGAAAAATGGATTTGCATTATGTATTAATTAAtaggaaacattttttccttataCTTAAAATTTAGTTCATGTTAGAGAAGGCTACAtatgtatacaaaaaaaaaaaaaaaaaaaaaagcaactattcAACCAGAGCACTTCATGCTTTGGGTTTTATTCAAAACATAGCTTTCCACTGATTATTGTTTCTCCTTCCGACAGCCTCCTCATCACTGCCACAGAACGTCCTCATTCATTTACTGTAAAGTTACCAAGtggttcttttctcctttcctgaaaCACTGTCATTCTTCCAGTTAAAGGAAGGTACACATTCCATGGAAAGTGGCAGGCAGAGCGCCTGATGAAATGTGCGGGTGCACAATGAACACAGGCgaaataaataagcaaagctCAACGCCTGTGCCTTCTGTTTGCGGTACCTCTCGGGTTTCTGCTGGGTTTCTGCTTCGCAGGCGGGCAGGTAGGTCCCAGTGCTGGTGCCCCCTTGGCCACTCCCCTAATGAAACATGGCTTGCTGGGAGGCGAGTCCCTCACTTGGCAGCTCCCAGACAATTTTTTCAGTCCCTCACCCCCACCAGTGCAATCACTAGCTGTCGGCttctcccactctccctcctTCGCCACTGGGGAACCTCCCTAGTCCTAGTTTTGTTTCAAAGTCCTTCCAGATGCCTTTCCCTCCCCCGACCCAGGCCATCAAAAGCTCCCCTGCTGAGTTCTACCCATAGCTTGACTGGTGGTCCCAGCAGAGCCATCTGTGAATGATTCACACTTAACCATGAGTCACCAATAgcaccttccttttctttctccttcccctcccagccTCATGATCCTTCCAGGAAGTTTGCTCCTTTAAACAAATCGCGAATGGGTAGGATTTTAGGAAGCGCTGGCAGAATATTGAGGGTGGGGATGAGGGAGAGTTCAACCTGGACATTCCCCCTCCACTTTACCCAGTTGTCTTAGCTTTGTTCTGGGAAGAAGTATGAAGGACTAGTTCGCTTCTATCAGCAGGGAGACTACCTTGAAGCCATTTTGAAGGGCCCTGGACAAATGATTCCCAGCAAAGTGACACATCTGTGAAAGCCAGAGGGTAAAGGGAAGTAGCTTTCTGCTCAGATACCTCCCCTGGTGGAAGGAAGAGCCACAGCCAGGAAGGCGTGGCTGTCACTGCTTTGACCTTGGCTTCACAGTTCTGAGCTTCCTCACCTGCTGAGAGGAGAAGGTGACACTCACAGCAGAGAGGTGGCGACTGCCTTATACCAGTCAGGCCTCTGACTGCACCTCAGTACATCTCGCCTGACATGGAGGATGGTGAAGAGGTCGAGGGAGCCTTTGGGGGAGGAGGTGCGTCATGTATGGATACAAGAGTCTGCAGAGAAGTCTCTATGCTGTATCTTCTCTCACTTCCGCACAAAAGCTTACttgtaatacattaaaaaaagccCTCCTCCACCTTGTATATCAGAAGCTGACAGCACTTGTGTTATTCTGTTAGACATAGACAATCTCACAGAAAACCAACCTCAAATGCGTTTACTCTCAGACCATAGTAAGATAAGACAAAGCAAGGCCACTGTTTCACTGTATCTAAGCAGAGATAAAGCCAAGATCACTGTGCTACCCACAGAACACCAAACATCCATTTCTTGCTAGATAAATGCTATTCTTTACTCAGCATAGAAATGCCCCCACTTTCTGACCACATCCAGTCTGAAACAAATTCCTGTTTTTTTCAGACCCTCTGCCAAATCACCCAGCTAAATCTAAATTCTGTAAGAGGTTCTTTCCCTCTTACTGAGACACCTCACAGCTCCCCATGGTGTGTGTCTGCCCCTGCTACAACACGCCATTACTCAATTCACTGAATTGCAGGTGTGTTCCTAGTGGTGTGGGGGGCATTGGCACCTGGGTGAAAGCAGAGATATTTAGTGTTCAGGAgatttttattgagcaccttctatATACCAGGCTCCCATTCTAAGTCCTAGGAGtgaggaaaacagacaaaactccCTGCTCTCACAGAGCATAAATCCTTGCAGGGGAGACATAATAAACAAGGtgagtaaattaaatatatagcaCATTGGAAGGTGGTAAtagcaaagcaaaaaaatttaaacaaggaTTCATGTTAGAGGGGAAGGGCTCAGTAATCTGAAAAGAAGTAATCTGAAAACAAGATAAGGAGTTAAGCCTGGAGGATGTCTGTGGAAGCATGGAGGGaaagcaggtgcaaaggccctgaggcaggcacATGCCTGCCATGTTTAAGGAACTTCAAAGAGGCCAGTGACTAAGTAAAAGGGCAGAGAGGTAAGAGCAAGGGTCTTGTAGGGCCTTGCTGGGGCTCTGACTTTCACTCTAAGTAAGATGGGAAGGAATTAGAGTGTTTGGAGAGAAGAATGACATGGTCTGATTTGGTCTTAACTGGATTCTTCTGGCTGCTGCATTGACGCTGAAAGGGAAAATGCACAGTAAAGAAGCAGAAATCCCATAAGGAGGCTCTTGTCAGAacaaggacaggagttcccgtcatggctcagcagaaatgaatctgactagcatccatgaagacaca from Sus scrofa isolate TJ Tabasco breed Duroc chromosome 18, Sscrofa11.1, whole genome shotgun sequence carries:
- the HYAL4 gene encoding hyaluronidase-4 isoform X2, producing MMKPLSEGQQRFCVVQPIHLTSWLLIFFILKSISSLKPARLPVYQRKPFIAAWNAPTDQCLIKYNVRLNLKMFQVIGSPLARARGQNVTIFYVNRLGYYPWYTAQGVPINGGLPQNISLQVHLEKADQDINYYIPSEDFSGLAVIDWEYWRPQWARNWNTKDVYRQKSRKLISELQENVSMADIEYLAKTTFEESAKAFMKETIELGIKSRPKGLWGYYLYPDCHNYNVYAPNYTGSCPEEEVLRNNELSWLWNSSAALYPSISVRKSLGDSENTLRFSQFRVHESMRISTVTSHGYALPVFVYTRLGYRDQPLFFLSKQDLISTIGESAALGAAGFVIWGDMNLTSSEGNCTKVKQFVSSDLGHYVVNVTRAAEVCSLHLCRNNGRCLRKVWKAPDYLHLNPASYRIEASEDGEFTVKGRASDRDLAVLVERFSCHCYQGYEGTDCREMKRADGCSGVSSFSGSLMTLCLLVSAGYQSIQL